From a region of the Nitrospira lenta genome:
- a CDS encoding thiol-disulfide oxidoreductase DCC family protein translates to MEHELAPGSHEGTKHERAIVFDGVCQWCNFGDNFAIDRDARGQFTLGTLRSKHAGEIRQELQLAPNDFEIFLLLERSRVFTKSTAALRVAKQFSDLWPLLYLFVVVPRPLRDAITMLWRTTGTSGWERPRPAAFPLRTTEPDLCNHDERTQILPAPRRNANV, encoded by the coding sequence ATGGAACATGAACTCGCCCCAGGATCCCATGAGGGGACCAAGCACGAGCGAGCCATCGTGTTTGACGGCGTTTGCCAGTGGTGTAATTTTGGGGACAATTTTGCAATCGATCGCGATGCCCGTGGGCAGTTCACGCTCGGGACACTTCGATCTAAACACGCAGGAGAGATACGGCAAGAGCTTCAACTAGCCCCGAATGACTTCGAGATCTTTCTCCTTCTAGAGCGCAGCCGTGTCTTCACAAAATCCACGGCTGCGCTGAGGGTCGCAAAACAGTTCTCGGACCTGTGGCCCCTACTCTACCTCTTCGTCGTCGTTCCACGCCCACTTCGCGATGCCATTACGATGCTGTGGCGCACTACCGGTACAAGTGGATGGGAAAGGCCGAGACCTGCCGCGTTCCCACTCCGAACGACCGAGCCAGATTTGTGTAACCACGATGAGCGGACGCAGATCCTGCCTGCCCCACGACGCAATGCGAACGTCTGA
- a CDS encoding DUF2630 family protein, producing the protein MEDQPVLNRIQRLVKEEHRLHELRAHPATDQKRLAQVQVELDQCWDLLRQRRALRDVGRDPNEAAVRPPEVVENYEQ; encoded by the coding sequence ATGGAAGATCAGCCGGTTCTCAATCGCATTCAGCGCCTGGTCAAGGAAGAGCATCGCTTGCACGAGCTCAGAGCGCATCCCGCAACCGATCAGAAACGTCTGGCGCAAGTCCAGGTCGAACTGGATCAGTGCTGGGATCTCTTGCGTCAGCGGCGAGCGCTTCGCGACGTTGGGCGTGATCCGAATGAGGCGGCGGTTCGTCCGCCCGAGGTGGTTGAGAATTATGAGCAGTAG